The genomic stretch CGATTGCAGCGGTCTATCGTGACGACGGCAGCCGTTCGCACGAGATCATGTTCATGCTGCGTTGCACCGAAGACGTCGTGCTGCGCGCGTGTCCGGAGTTTTCGGGCATGGAGGGCACGAGCACCTGGGGCGTCCGTCTCGACAACCTCTTTGTTGGCGAAGACGACATGATCGCCGACCCCGCCAAGCCCTTCATCGCCCGCATCCGGGCAGCCTTCGTGCTGCTTCAGGCCGGTATCGCGGTGGGGGTGGCGCAGGGCAGCATCGATTCGATGAGGGAGGTGGAGCCGCTGCTTGGGCATGTGAACAGCTTCCTGCACGACCGCCCCGATGAACTGCAGGCCGAGTTCGACGAGCTTGGCGCGCGGGTGGCGAAGCTTGCGCTGACGCCCTACGACGGAAGCAAGGACTATCTTCTCGATGTGCTCGATGCCCGCACCCAGGGTGCCGAGTTCGCGCTGCGCGCGTCGCAGTCGGCCCTCATGCATCAGGGCGCGCGCGGCTACCTGATGAGTTCAGGGCCTCAGCGCCGTATCCGCGAGGCGCACTTCGTTGCCATCGTGACCCCCGCAATCAAGCATCTGCGCTGGGAGATGGATCGTCTGTCGCGCGAGGAGATGCCGGCATGAACGCATCGACATCCGCGTGGAAGCAATTCATCTGCCGCGCCTGCGGCCTGATCTACGACGAAGAAAAAGGCGATCCCGATAGCGGACTGGCGCCCGGAACCCGCTTCGAGGACATCCCCGACGATTGGGAGTGTCCGCTGTGCGGCGTCATGAAGAACGATTTCGAGCCGTACGCCGGACTCGAAATGGAGAGCCCCGCATGTGCATC from Parazoarcus communis encodes the following:
- a CDS encoding acyl-CoA dehydrogenase family protein → MNPADESQSVFEPSWTDAQVMERVTAVANGPLSDAAYRIDHEGHYPLEIMASLGRAGAFGAHLEDSGCRYGLAIDAMRAISRSCGSTGFLTWAHDVCGLYMEQSGNPALTGEMLRAHTLGETFGGTALSNPMKALAGIEKMLLRATKVAGGYRVSGALPWVSHIAPGQYCGAIAAVYRDDGSRSHEIMFMLRCTEDVVLRACPEFSGMEGTSTWGVRLDNLFVGEDDMIADPAKPFIARIRAAFVLLQAGIAVGVAQGSIDSMREVEPLLGHVNSFLHDRPDELQAEFDELGARVAKLALTPYDGSKDYLLDVLDARTQGAEFALRASQSALMHQGARGYLMSSGPQRRIREAHFVAIVTPAIKHLRWEMDRLSREEMPA